From Deinococcus humi, the proteins below share one genomic window:
- a CDS encoding replication initiator protein A, whose translation MTLVPRASEKRALTRHIDELNLARLGLISMQSRVGAGSTSWEDEYGEGDERMSVKCIGTAQYLVPFGMDNDVIIGILCLFAAQGFPASNAVTGTANHFLRASGLDTSGRYHKNLHESLMRLSHTNFHIERGWHDGKRYRTVIFRHLHEIMFDTAQSGGTIDQDSTITVVLPPIIAESLRRGFLKPLSSGVLGELSQPTARALYRLLDGHRHNLTAPDERLQEFTVGLVEWGRKARILNLSPDKIRRVLDPAHEELLKAHYLASVTYHGRGQAQSVHYVFEREVVALDPLLLSRLTGRGIAPKVARGLMEALGVNIVRERLDEVERMIAGKKVPGPGFFVSFIRSPDDYRPRLSPAQGQPSARARVTVQPRLLETEPDPDQVARERFASLSLTERAQETVRSLKVVYGSRLDAEEYRKLGEVLEVGALDAAALRAEAARALTTGTCDSQAALLQVQLESFR comes from the coding sequence ATGACCCTTGTGCCCCGGGCCTCCGAGAAACGTGCGCTGACCCGGCACATCGACGAACTGAATCTGGCGCGGTTGGGCCTGATCAGTATGCAAAGCCGAGTGGGGGCGGGCAGCACGTCCTGGGAGGACGAGTACGGCGAGGGCGACGAACGAATGAGCGTGAAGTGCATTGGCACGGCGCAATACCTCGTTCCCTTTGGGATGGACAACGACGTCATCATCGGCATTCTGTGCCTGTTCGCGGCGCAGGGGTTCCCGGCGAGCAACGCCGTGACGGGCACGGCCAATCATTTCCTGCGGGCCTCAGGACTGGACACTTCCGGGCGTTACCACAAGAACCTGCACGAATCGCTGATGCGCCTGTCGCATACCAACTTCCACATCGAGCGCGGCTGGCATGACGGCAAACGCTACCGGACGGTCATTTTCCGCCACCTGCACGAGATCATGTTCGACACGGCCCAATCCGGCGGGACCATCGATCAGGACAGCACGATCACGGTGGTGTTGCCCCCAATCATTGCCGAGAGCCTGCGCCGGGGCTTTCTCAAACCGCTGAGTTCAGGGGTGCTGGGCGAGCTGAGCCAGCCAACCGCCCGCGCCCTGTACCGCCTGCTGGACGGCCACCGCCACAACCTCACTGCACCAGACGAGCGCCTTCAGGAGTTCACGGTGGGCCTGGTGGAATGGGGCCGCAAGGCCCGCATCCTGAACCTGAGCCCCGACAAAATCCGCCGCGTGCTCGATCCAGCCCACGAGGAACTGTTGAAGGCGCACTACCTGGCGTCGGTCACGTATCACGGGCGCGGGCAGGCTCAGAGCGTGCACTACGTCTTTGAGCGGGAAGTCGTGGCCCTCGATCCCCTGTTGCTCAGCCGCCTGACCGGGCGTGGCATCGCCCCCAAAGTCGCCCGTGGCCTGATGGAGGCTCTTGGGGTCAACATCGTCCGCGAACGGCTGGATGAAGTGGAGCGGATGATCGCGGGCAAGAAAGTTCCGGGGCCGGGCTTTTTCGTGAGTTTCATTCGCTCGCCAGACGACTACCGCCCACGTCTATCCCCTGCCCAAGGTCAGCCATCGGCGAGAGCCAGGGTAACCGTGCAGCCACGTCTGCTGGAGACGGAGCCCGATCCGGATCAGGTGGCGCGCGAGCGGTTCGCCAGCTTGTCGCTCACAGAGCGCGCCCAGGAAACGGTGCGTTCCCTGAAGGTGGTGTATGGCAGCCGTCTGGACGCCGAGGAGTACCGGAAGCTTGGGGAGGTGCTGGAGGTGGGCGCCCTGGACGCCGCCGCCCTGCGCGCCGAGGCCGCCCGTGCCCTGACCACCGGGACGTGCGACAGCCAGGCCGCGCTGCTTCAAGTGCAATTGGAAAGCTTCAGATGA